The region CCGATTCTTAAAGTATAAGCTAGTTTTGACACCTATTTTCCGCCGTTTCTTAACCTGAGTTAGCCACTCCTCGGAGAAATTAAATACTATACGGACGGTTTGATGGCAGTCAGCCATTCGAAACAAAGGCAGATACAAACAAAGCTTATACGGCTACCTGGCTCTTCACAACTGGCTGATTTCTTCCCCCAAACAGAACCAATTGTCGCATTGAATTTCGTTTTCGAGCAAACACAAAAGTGTTCACATATTTCGTGAGTCTATTTTTGCACGAAGAGTCCTATTGAAATTTGGGGCCAGGCTGGGCAATgcgtttaaaattaaatttaattgcagtCACAGAGATAATCACAAAGAGGTGCCTCCCGACCCCCAAAACAATGCCGAAAGGTGAAAGAAATGTCAAACGTGCCtcatataagatataatagCCGCATTCAGAGCTGGCTTGTAatgcaaatttaaatgaaaccgAAAATATTAGTGTTTTAGACCGGCCGGACGGGTCTCGAGATTAGGAAACTGGGAATCTCTAGCCGACCATAAAATGCCGTAAAATATGTGACTATGCAGATGAGAAGAGTGTCCGGCCCAGAGCAAAAATAGTTCCAGGGTACCTGCGCGCCGTTCCTGCCCGCGAGCTTCCACCGAAATTTCTCCGAAAACGAAATTCATCGAAATGGTGGCCCCCGCAATCGTAACACTCGAATTGATTGAGAGCCGGAGATAAGAGCTCCGAGAGCGCCTGATAACCGGGTTATGGGTGCTCGAGTGGAGTTGAGGAACTCCATCTGTTTCCAGTTCCACATAAGTTTGAGGGGTTGTCGGGGAAAAGAAACCGTGGTGTAACACGGATGGTTCAAACTTAGCGCTTACGGAACCAACAGTGGAATTTTTCCGCCTTatttgggtttgtttttgtgACTGGCTGGCGAAGAAATCCGCTCGGCATAAGTTTATGCAAACGACTGCTTGGCGACCCGCAATTTGCCGGGCAATTTGAACAATTTCACTAACGATTCACATTTAATTCTCAGACAAATTACGGGCACTCAAGGACCGCCCAGATCATCTGGTACGCAGTACAGAGGGCTAGCACCCATTTACATTCCACCTTCGTGGCAGAGGCATTTACACGATCATCGTCGGCGGGGCTGGACATTTTCGGACGGGTCCGACCTCAGGGGCGGCAATTGGGACTTTTTCGATCAGCACGGCCACCGTTTATGGCCGAGGCATTGAATACTTTTGGCTTGCGGCTGGGACGCGCGCGGGTTACAAATCTGACTGCGTTTTGAAACAGATTTCCTTCGTTTTCgattcgatttcgatttcgctTTGGGTTTcgctatttttattttccgcaGACTTTCACCCCGGCAGAAATGTCTCGCGGCTGGCAGAAGACTAATATTTTGTGGCTTTCGAGGCTCGTTGactcataaatatttacccTTTTCTTGATGTATTTGGCTATTTTCGAGATTTTCATGGTTTTGGCGCTCATTTTGGCAGCGTTTTCGCCGGCGGCCCCAGAAGAATCGCAGAATCGTGGAGAACCGCAGACCGAGAGAGCGTGGCGCTTTCTTCGCACTCTTGCCTCCTCtgattttctgtttttctgaCTTTCTGTTTTTCTCCGTATCTAATTTTGGACACGCTGCGCTGCGCGGAAAAACCCGAAAGACACAGAAGTCGCTTCCCAGGGCAGGTGATCGAATATTGCTCTGTTTTCGGGACGGCTAGAGTCACATTTTCGGAAGACAGCTCCTTTCACCCGGATCACACGCGGCCGCCAGTGGGCTCTCGAGTCTCGAATGTTCAGAATGGGACGCGACGCGACTGTGCGGCTTGGAAGTGTTGCGAAAACTAAAAGCCAGCGATCGCTGGCTCAGTCGACACAGTCGCAGCCGCAGTCGCAGCGGGCGtcgcagcagcggcagcaacaaatgAAACAACATCGGCACAACAACGCGGGcagtaaaaacaataacaatatcaCCAGCAACAAAACGTGGCTCAGCTGCCCGGGCATCGCGTCGCTGCCTGCCTGCTGATATGGCTCAGCTGCGGGGTGTAGTCTATATAGGGGCCCAAAGGGACGCGACTGTGGGCGGGACGGCGATCTTGCATTAGCAGCACTGATCAATTGGGCATTTGGAAGGGGTCCAGAGCCAAAGGCGGCGCTCCTCGCTTCTCTGAGAGCTCTCTCGCTTGCCATAATAAGTAAAAgcaaatatacttttaattaGACCCTTTCTGCCGATTCGCAAGGATCAAGGTGTCCTGTGTACGCAGAAGGAAAACCAACCATAGGACTGAGATAATCTATAAAACACTTTCAGATCACATGAAGTCCAAATAAGACGTTTCTTCGCCATAACAAATGGATGTGCTAAAGAATTTGTGGCTTTGCGGATCATGAGAGGCCTGGCTAGGAAACTGAAACTTATTTACAGCAGCCGCTGAGACCTACTGAAATATCTGTTCTATGCGCCCAAACCATGGATATTCTCCAAAACGTATAGAGCTTggctaaaaaaatgttcatagATGCGTAGCATAACAAAAATACTGCACGTAGAACACATCCTAATCGGTGCACCTGCTGAGAAGCCACTCTTGTTTTAACTTCGTTACGCAACGGCTCGAGCCTCTCTTGGGGGAGAGCCGCGCCCGCTTTCCCCGTCGCCGTAATTGCTTTTCAGGTGTTTGCCTGCGCCTTGCTTTACAGCTATGCAAACATATTAACTGTCATGCTAATCAATCGATTGTACACTGGCAGGTGTATTTACGGCCCGGCGAGCCATTTGTTTGCCTTGTCCGCTATTAAACGAAGCATTTTAGCGGCTTACTAAATGTGTGCGCACACTCGTTTGCATGCATTCCTGGAAAGGCAATCAAATCCGTTGCACACACTTATCCGAATGCACCTGGCAAAGACTTAACAACTTGGCGGAAAATTCTAGATGGGATTGCAGCCACAACGTAGGTTCGGACAGAGCAGTCTGTGAAGTAATCAAGATCGTGAGCGGGTTAAAGATCCTTTTTGTGTAACTcgtagttttatttttaaatctaatAAAACGCGGATCTAAGCAAAGGCCACTTTGTAAACAAACGGGTTATCAGCGACTTCACTCCAGCGCAGCTCATTATCACAAGAACCCTTCAATGCAAAAATATGTGGAGACTGTTTAGTGACGTCCATTAAGTGAAAGTTGATAAATGTGGTTGAAATCGCCCATACCTACTATGTTGCTTCAATTCTATATTATCAATATTCAATAACAATAACTTAAGATGTTTAATCATACGATTAACTGGGTAATTTGAATACTGGTTGGAGAATCTTGGATCCATTGATATTTACGGTTATTACTCAATTAATTATTCTTTCCATATGATCGCTTTGAATAAATACTCTTGTAAGTGCTCGATAGAAAACTATAGCCCATTACGATGAGATATTGAGATAGCTATTGCTACCGACAGAAGGAAGCACATATGATCCCAAACAAATGTTAACAAGATCATCGAGAACACCGCCGCAGATTCAATGCCGCACCCATAAGTTTTGTGAGTAAGTACTAAAGACCTCTTACCGTTCTCCTTCTCCGCCCGCCCCGAAGGCGCTTTACTGCAGCATTAAACAAGtgttttaatatcactgcAACAATAAAGTGCGCAACTTAATTCAAAGTGCATTTGCAGTGTAGCGGGGGCCTTTGATGACGCGAGGGATGGAGAGGAAGGGCTGGCAAGTGATATGCAAATTGAGAAGATGATTCGGAGGGGATGAAGATGAAGATGCGAGGAGGCCTTTGAGCAATCCAATTCCAACTGTCCTCCCGGCTCGTTCGTAAAATTCATTGAAGCCAATTGATCGCGCCAGTACAACACCCGGCCTACAAACATATGGACAGCCTGGCGAACACAGATATATGGTTGTTTATAGTACACAGGCAGAGGCGTTCGGCAATTCGAGGCACAGTTGGTGTGGCTGGCGTCAGCGGCCCCtgggagggggcgtggccggggaCCACCGCTTAGAAATTTGCACTCCCAAACACACGGCAGTCCGATCCTCCTCCGCTAATTGAGCGTTTAAGTAAGGCGCTCCGCTTGCCTTTATTTCCCCCCTGTGTTATTCTGCTATTTTTATTCGCCCGAACCGGATTTAGCATCGAAAAATAGACGGTGATGAGACCCCACCAATCAACTAACCAAGCAAAAACTGAAACCGGCTAAATGACAATCGCTGTGGAGCGCCTCAAATACTCATTTAATTTAGATTCAATTAGAATGTAGTTAAATGTAGTTGGCTGAAAGCCGTAGCTTCGGCTGATGCGACGTGTGTTTGAACAGGATTCAGTTGAATCGACTTCTGATTGAAGCATCTGCCGACCACGTCCAGTGCACGATTTATGGCAGGCACGCGCCCATCTGGGCATAAGTAGTCTGCAATATATACTAGCTCAACCGGTTCAGGGCAAAAACAGGAAAGTCATCTGTATTGTGCTTCATTCATGAAGTTATGCGAATCGATTTCAAATGTTTGCGGTTCGCAAATCAACCGATTGACGCAGATTTTGTTGGTTCTTCATGCTGCACGGTATGCTAACGTTCACAATCGCTGCTGAAGTATTCTCCATCTGCCCTTAATTAACTAGAtgattttaattcaaaataaacaagaataTATGTCAAAAATAACAATGTACATTCTGTTTTTAAGACAACCGCAATCCTGGTTTATTTTCGCCGCGCTCATCCATCATCTCAAGATAAGCTCAAGTATTACGCAATCGCCTGGCATTATCTGAATTGTTTTCACTTTGAGTTCACCCAGACCAAACACAAAGAGATCTCCGCATCCACCGATGATGGGTGCCAGAGCTGTCATTCCTTGATGATGTTTTGTTACTTCGATAGCTTGGGGCCACGCTGGCTCAGCGGAAGTTTTCTAAAGCAAGTCCGCGACGGAAGCGATCGTTGGCTGCCATAGGAGTTCCATTTGTGGAGCGATAACCCCTTGAGCGCCAAGATCTATTGATAGCTCCGTGCCGGGTGCCTTCTGCTTTTAACGATTGTAGATGTTTTGATGCGACGCTAATGAGGAAACAATTTGCTGATGCACTGCTACACTGCCAGCAGATAAGGTGGGGAAATCGACCATTCCGGCGATAAGGAGAACCTCAAATCGGGCTTGGAACAGTGCCTGCGCAAACTTCGGCCCCAGCTGGAGTTACTCATCGATCGGGATCCCAGAATTGGAGGAGGCACGCTTACGGGAATGCGAAAACGTGACGGCAAACATTGCGCAAACAAACACACGAAAGGCGCtaattgttgtaaaatgcTGATGAATTAAAATGTGTCTGCACATTAGCAGGTTCCCTTTAAAGTTAAGTATGGCGAAATAGAGCCCGTCGAAAGCCACCCAATTAGCATATCAATTTGGAGTTCTGTCTTGATACACGAAGAACGCGGTTAGCTCGAGGCGCAGAATTGAGGGGCTGGCTCTAGAGCACTCCCAGGTGATCGCTGTGGTCGCACACATTACGCATGTAAATGGGTTGGGTTGTCAGTTGGGCTGGGTTGCGTAATAAGGCCGTGTTTCTTAATGATAAAGCCTCGAAATGATTGGCTGTGGTTGCTTTGAACCCGGGTGACTGAAGTCGCAAAAGCGCCGGAAAAACTAAGTTTCTTGAACTAAGCCAGAGGCATGGGTGGCAAACGTGTTTTTTGCAGCGAATAGCTAACTCAAAAATGAACTTGTCATGTATAATCAAAGTTTACAATGGCAGTCAACAAATGGGCTATCGGAAGTGAGATGTTTGTCATGGAAATTGGTTCTGAAAGGTATGTAAACTCGTTCTAAGAATACGCAAATAGAATGGCACTTCCTTTTTGGGAGCTTTGTCTTGAAATATGTTTTGTTAAATGTGCTTTATATACTTTGTATTTATAGTTTATAAACGAATGAGATACTTGTTAacgaatttttttattttttatacagcTTCATGAACTGAGACATCGAATTTGGTTGGTCCTTCACCTCCGCATTTGGTTGTCCTTTACTTAAGTTAAGTTACTTGATTTGATCAATGCaatgaaaatgtttgaatTTAAGATGTTCActgaaaatgggaaaagtaAAACCTTGCCAATCCAAACAGAGAGTAAATTTTGAATGCTCGCTTGATAAGGAGATGAGCCAATGCTGTAGATACAGGGACTCGAATGTGCAAGAAATCAATGATAAGTGGATAGGGGTGCCGATAATACTCGAGGAACAAGTGCTGTACAGGTGCCAAACATTTTATTGTGGAAAGTTTAATTTTCGATTTCTGGTGGGTTGGAGTAACACAACTAATAAAATGTGCAACAGTGCTTAGATTTGTAAAACTACAGAAACAAATTAAGGACCAGCGAGCacaaactattaaaaatcaacaacaacaaagaaCTAAATATAATtgcaaaaattcaaaattttcagtttttggtttttttgtttaagtttGGTGCGGACAACACAGTTAGGTTTAGGTGAAGAATTCTTATAAAAGGGATTTGGTCCTAACCTCGCCGCCCAACATTTCCAAGTCATGCGATGCGGCATGCGAAGCCGTTTTAATGATCTTGTAGGTCTTGGCGAACGGCGCCTTTATAAGCTGTCGTAGTCGCAGGAGATTAATATCATATGGTACAGTATTAAATTGGGCGAATTGACGGACACATTTTATGGCGGTAGTTTGTAGTTTTAGTTTTGGTTCGATTATATTCGATATTATTTCGATTGGAAAATAAACGCAAATCAAATTGTAAGACACGAAAGGAAGAAAACAGGAAAAGAACAAGAAAACGCATGTACAATACACGTGGGGAAAAAGTAAACAAGATTTACGATTATATAAGTACGTATAGAAAATTTGGcgaaaaatttcattaattagTAATTGTTAAATCGATTTCTGAGGCATAACCTAAAGAAGCAAATGTAATATTCGATTTGGTtcagaattcaaaaatatcGTGGAAGAGCTCGAGAGAATCGTTGAAAAATACAGAACAAGTCGAGGAGAAAACTCAGAGCAAAGAGTTAAACAATATGGAAAGATAGATAAAGAGACAGTCGCGCGTGGGGAGCCCCGAGGCGTCAGAGGACGGATTCGACTCACCTCCCAGGACTCGCGTGTCAAGTCGCTTATCTCCTCGCCATCCTGGCTGCCGCCGCCAATGCCGGCCTTGGTGGTGCCGCTCTTGGTCCACTCGGTGTCCTCCTGGATCAACTCGAAGCCACGCGCCTTGATCTGCTCTTCGTCCAGCTCACCGTACAGGTGTTTCACCCAGGTGTTTATGAAGCGATAGAGCTCATCAACGctgaaatttaaatagaattcagttaacgattcaCTTGATGAGGATCATTTATTTGTTGAAAAATCTTACGCACTTATTCAAGACTCTTGGAAATAAGGTTGtactttaaaatgcaaaaaactAGGAAATTGCTATCGATCAGATTCCAGCGGTACTGCTGACTATTTACTATGCTAACGCCCTTTTAGCTTAGTTTTAGAGAGATTCTCAACATTTGGATACGTattgatcaataaaatctatttcaatttacacttttacaaaatcttCAAAAATGTCGGCACAGGTTGTAGAGCTATGgttgtttgtgggcgttagaaagagtttccgagatctcggGAGACACAGGGAAAGAATGgccatggctagatcgacttggctaCTTTAAGGGGTCGAAAACGCTGCCTGGTTTCTACGAGTTACTAATATTAGTTTCCgtgaatttgatttaattttatttgtacacaatagctttgtttttaactCGAAAGTAAGCGGTTCTGCGCCTGCTCGTGCATAATTTCTTCACGGTAATTTAGTACCTGTCAAAACGGCAACGTTATAGTGGCCTGCTTACTCACCGATTCTTTGGCACACTGAACCAGTACTCAGCGCGCAACTTGTTCTTGCCGTAGGACATGACAGAGGTTGGCAGCGGAATGGCCTTGCCGATGGGCTTGCCCATGCGCAGGCGCAGATACAATGGTGGGTCAAGGCAGGCTCGGGCCGGGCGTGGGATGAGTTCTGCGGAAAATACAGTGTTAGTTGGACTCTCCTCCATACAAATATCTGTCCACCATGATCTTACTGTCCACACTGATAAAGAGTTCCGGCTTGTCGTCCATAGATACCATGGAGCGGTAGTCCAGCTTGGGCGCCTGCTTGGCCTCCTTCAGCTTGGTGCTGGACGAAGTGCCCTCCGACGAGTGAGGACGTATAAAGGTACCGATTGAGGAACGTCTGGGGAggcacaaaaaaaagaattagcGTGATCCTAAGCCAGGTCGAGGAGAACGATTTGTCAACGATGATCGGAATTTACACTCGGAACTCAAAAATGAAGCTGATGAAACACTCGAAACCAAAGAGGGGTGAATGTGCTCGGTGGATCGAGGTATTCTTGCGATTCAACACTACAACATCAACATCACTAGCAACaacaagagcaacaacaacggcaacgaATGGTGGAACACATCAAGAAAGTGGTGACAGCTGATCCAAGATCCGTCCTTACCCATAGGTCATGTGACCCTCGGAATGAGTCGAGTGCGGAGTCAATGGCGGCACAGGTGAGCCACCAGAGTCCTCGGACGGTGTTTTCGAAAATAGATTCCCGCCCAGCTCTGACACCAGAGTGATGGGCGAGCTATATGCAAGTGTGTGTACATAGTTTGAAATCGGGTGTTTTGTGTCGTGTTGTGTTGTGCAGTGTGGTGTGGTCGAGGAGTGTTCAGGTATGAGCGGGAAAAGTGGAGTATGTATGTTTAGCAAAGCAGCCGATCCGCACAAAACGAAGGTAAGCATTTTGATTTTTCGGTTTTGTTCAGTTTTCGAaacgaaataaacaaaatttgttttaccaATTATAGTCATAGATCGCTAAATGAGAGTGCATTGCGTTCGGATGGACTCACCTTGAGAATACTTTCGAAAATACACTCTGATTGGAGTCACCCGTGTTGGGCGCCGAATCTGCGTCTCCGGACTTGTTCAGGCTTCCGCTGCCCACGCCTCCGGGCTGGACCGCTCCGCCCTCCCCGGTCAAACCCTCCACCCAGGTCAGGGGATACGAGAGACGTTTCAGCATCTGCAGAGGGAgcgaaataaattaataggcGTTAATTTTTCACGATCTgttattttttgataaaaatgtaaatttggtTAATTTGCAACACACTACCTTGTTTTTCTTGTCCGCCTGTTTGTCGGTGGCCGCCAGAGCAGCCGCCTGGGCCTGAGCCTGCTGAGCGGCCTCGTCGTCCACGCTGAAGCTGACGCTGGAGGTCTTCTTGCGGGCTCCTGTGCCGGCATCCAGGCTCTGGCCCAGGATGGTGCTGCGAGGCGGAGACTCGCTGAAGTGCGTCGGCACAATGGTTTTCGGTGGTACCCAGTCGGAGCTGAGGACAATGTCCGCGTCGCTGTAGACGGCTTTCTTTGGTATCGGCTGTACGTTGGGAACGGGCTCGCGGATGTCGATGCCCGAGTCGTAGCACGACTGCTTGGACAGCTGCTCCAGGTGCTCCAGGTCGATGCCGGAGGGGGGCAGGGGGGCCACGGCGGAGGCTggagcggcggcggcggcagcggctcCCAGAGGCTGGCTGGGCGGTACGCCGCTCACCGAGCTATTTGCCGAATGAGGATCCTGGACCCGGGCACCGCTGTCCACGGTAATGTTGGACTCGTTGTCGGCCTCGTCTTCCGAGGATCTTCGGGAATTAGACAAACAATATCTGAGTAATATTCGGGGGCGAGGCACACACAGGTTTTTGTACAAGAGGCAAGTTTGTGGGTTTGATGTGATTGGAGTTTGGTGAAAAGCGGTTTGATAACACAAATTGCATTTATGGGTGAAGGTTTGGCGGGGCGTGGTTCGAAATATGAAAGTAAAAACACAAGAATACAAACAGAAAGTTATTAAGGCAATTAAAAACTCTCTTTGGCAAGCCAAAGTCTTATCATAACCTAGTTATATTCAAAGTTAATTACTGTATGGAAGCTACTTGAGATAGTTCTTTATTAAAAGCTGATAGCGATATTCAAAAAGAAACTGCGCAGTGAATTGGCaaattaatcaatttttttttgtaatcatAGGAAACCATAAACAGATTTAAACCGCTTGCATATCAATTAtcgagttttttttatttgtggtATATGAAATAAAGCGACAATTAATTCCGCATTTGAGCTTCGTAAATTTGTTATGGTAATTAGATTTATCTTCAaacaatgttatttttttcttttgtacaaataaaaaggtcaacaattaaaagttctaataatttaaaagtttttagaatATTAAGGCAGACAACCAGAAAATTTTCCATTATGTGATGTAAGAAAAAAATGTCCAAATATGGTTTAACAAACAGAATTGCTAGGAGAACGTGTGAAGTAAAAAGCGTGTATCAGCTGGGCAAACACTAACCGGTCTTTGCTCGGAATGGCCCAGTGGTGATCCAACAAACTCTTGCGGCGCTCTTCGAGGGTGGAGCGAGTGCTGGAGAGGCCCAGGCCGGTCTTCTTGTCTTCATCGTCTTGAGCGTCAGTCTTAGCGCTATCTTTGGCTTCCGTTGATGAGTCCTAAAGCAAACTCGATCACATAAGTTTGGATAGGggataaatatgttttaagtGTTTTACCTCCACTCGTTCGCGGTCGAAGGCTTTGGGAAAGGCGTCGCCGTCACGTCCAGTGCTGGAGCAAAGCGACTCCTGGTCGTCGGTAATCTCCAACGATCCGATTTCAGCTATAGTTGGATAGAGCCATTATAATTTTACGTGCGGGGAACTCCTTCATATTACTCACCATCCAAACGCTCTTTGCCGTCCTCGCCCAGCAGCGGCTGCTGCTCCGACAACTCCTTGGAGTCCTCCTCGACTAATACTGGTTTGGGATAATATATCTCCGGCTTCTCGGCGTCGCCCGACCCGGAGTTAAGACCTTGACCTGCTCCTCCGGCCACCCGCATGTGCGCAATGTCGTGGAAGATGGCGGCGTTGACCACCAGCTCCATGGGCGCGATGACGCCATAGCTCTCCGGGCCGTGCTCGATGACCAGGGGATCGCTGACATTGGGATCGAACATGACGGCGTTGGGCGTGACCAGAAGGACGCCACCCACCACGCCCTGTCCGTCCGTGATGTGGCGCACATTGATCTTTAGGAAGCGCTGGGTGATCACCGGATCGTCGCTCTTGttggcctcctcctcggcctGCTGCTGGCTACTGCCGCCCACGCGTTCGATGTGTCCGGGCTTGGGGGATCCGGGGCGCAGGCCCTCGAGTATGTCTGCAAGGAACGGCATTTAATTAACACACTGACTTGGGGTGCGAGAAGTACAATATATTGGTCTGCAAAAAACGGcgtttaattaatataatatattggGGGCGAGTGGTTTTCGGGGGGTTTCGGAAGGCTTTTGCTGGGCTGTGATTTTTATCAACTACACCCGTGGCCGGCGATAAGATAGTGAAAGCAAAATTGATATATGGGATAGTTTAAACTAAATCTGCGCCTTGTGACCTCCTTTGTT is a window of Drosophila biarmipes strain raj3 chromosome 3R, RU_DBia_V1.1, whole genome shotgun sequence DNA encoding:
- the LOC108032877 gene encoding uncharacterized protein LOC108032877 isoform X18, with translation MSRENSPRHGSFRRTLNSRDPSAGAPTSGSGSGPGSPHHQQSNHQHYHHQHHQPPIMEHAGAPISTSASNIATVLEDGENAHLPPLTGSGPSRQRSLRDRLKDGITGSFSWQSKSRSVDHGLAAPFDLDSLRSKVEQRFESVDKLSRQKSSLPTIPTISYTVGNRDTLTSVAARFDTTPSELTHLNRLNSSFIYPGQQLLVPDKKSKDKDDVSSSSTHDLDGSLSGKSSPVERKLSGDESREKDILEGLRPGSPKPGHIERVGGSSQQQAEEEANKSDDPVITQRFLKINVRHITDGQGVVGGVLLVTPNAVMFDPNVSDPLVIEHGPESYGVIAPMELVVNAAIFHDIAHMRVAGGAGQGLNSGSGDAEKPEIYYPKPVLVEEDSKELSEQQPLLGEDGKERLDAEIGSLEITDDQESLCSSTGRDGDAFPKAFDRERVEDSSTEAKDSAKTDAQDDEDKKTGLGLSSTRSTLEERRKSLLDHHWAIPSKDRYCLSNSRRSSEDEADNESNITVDSGARVQDPHSANSSVSGVPPSQPLGAAAAAAAPASAVAPLPPSGIDLEHLEQLSKQSCYDSGIDIREPVPNVQPIPKKAVYSDADIVLSSDWVPPKTIVPTHFSESPPRSTILGQSLDAGTGARKKTSSVSFSVDDEAAQQAQAQAAALAATDKQADKKNKMLKRLSYPLTWVEGLTGEGGAVQPGGVGSGSLNKSGDADSAPNTGDSNQSVFSKVFSR